Proteins from a genomic interval of Papaver somniferum cultivar HN1 chromosome 4, ASM357369v1, whole genome shotgun sequence:
- the LOC113272281 gene encoding uncharacterized protein LOC113272281, with protein MTTLLWTCILRAKYLRNRSFWSISKPQKCSTTWAAILESRSLLKKGCMWLIGNGESITIRDEPWIPSIHDHTIPGITENSDHLIKGQQLINPETKEWNTNIIENAFDQFTATQIKKIYINKEAKDRLIWKLTPHGNFTPQSFQKLLMERAGESSDTGQNTFPWKKFWAVGSTAPKIKLFVWRAIHRGPGVLQRIEKFVEGVDPICRHCNNHEEDADHLLIHCNLAQMDWFASPIGLRLKENQDITFSQWLTSQDSEYTFAMGASVQEILRIAGYWSNLYFGVDETMETEGTSQPHETGNNSAHVWISPPTNFFKINVDAAVKNGHYASAAIVRNHEGKCCGISTRLGVSNTPVVAEADGFCLAVELAILLGLESVIIEGVTIRPGHPFTHRYDRTKGKLHISQATIHESGRSCKTTELVKVICNVGHSKDPIYLCSLSANKKHKSFPLNYEFGEDDGEAVLSVHGLYAVHLAGYFLGDAGGRAEGL; from the exons ATGACTACATTATTATGGACCTGCATCCTAAGAGCAAAATATCTCAGAAACAGATCTTTTTGGTCCATCAGTAAACCACAAAAGTGCTCCACAACATGGGCTGCGATCTTGGAAAGTAGATCTCTTCTTAAGAAAGGATGTATGTGGCTGATTGGTAACGGAGAGAGTATAACCATCAGGGACGAGCCGTGGATTCCCTCCATTCATGATCATACCATTCCCGGTATTACAGAGAACTCTGACCACCTCATTAAAGGTCAGCAACTTATTAATCCGGAAACAAAAGAATGGAACACAAACATTATAGAAAATGCCTTCGATCAGTTCACTGCTACTCAGATTAAGAAGATATACATCAACAAGGAAGCAAAGGACAGACTCATCTGGAAACTGACACCACATGGAAACTTCACTCCTCAATCCTTTCAAAAATTACTCATGGAACGAGCTGGTGAATCCTCAGACACCGGACAAAATACATTTCCTTGGAAGAAATTTTGGGCTGTCGGCAGCACAGCTCCAAAAATCAAATTATTTGTGTGGAGAGCAATACACAGAGGACCTGGGGTTTTGCAAAGGATAGAGAAGTTTGTGGAAGGTGTTGATCCGATATGCAGACATTGTAACAATCATGAAGAAGACGCAGATCATCTTCTTATTCATTGTAATCTGGCTCAAATGGATTGGTTTGCCTCACCCATAGGATTACGTCTGAAAGAGAACCAGGATATAACATTTTCTCAATGGCTCACAAGTCAGGACAGTGAATACACTTTCGCAATGGGTGCTTCG GTGCAGGAGATTCTAAGGATTGCTGGATACTGGTCCAATTTATATTTCGGGGTTGACGAAACCATGGAAACTGAAGGCACTTCACAGCCTCATGAAACTGGCAATAACTCTGCGCACGTTTGGATATCTCCACcaacaaatttcttcaaaatcaatGTCGATGCGGCTGTAAAAAATGGACACTATGCCTCTGCAGCTATTGTAAGAAATCATGAAGGTAAATGCTGTGGGATCAGTACAAGGCTGGGAGTATCAAACACTCCAGTAGTGGCAGAAGCTGATGGATTTTGCTTGGCTGTTGAACTAGCTATTTTGCTTGGTCTGGAATCAGTCATCATCGAAG gAGTTACAATTAGACCAGGTCATCCGTTCACTCATCGCTACGACAGAACTAAAGGAAAGCTACATATTTCACAG GCAACTATTCATGAAAGCGGCAGAAGTTGTAAAACTACTGAATTAGTCAAGGTCATATGTAACGTCGGGCATAGTAAGGATCCAATCTATTTATGTTCCCTTTCGGCTAACAAAAAGCACAAGTCGTTTCCTCTCAACTATGAGTTTGGAGAGGATGATGGTGAAGCTGTGTTGTCAGTTCACGGCCTGTACGCTGTGCATCTTGCAGGTTATTTTCTTGGCGATGCTGGTGGCCGTGCCGAAGGTTTGTAA